From Mytilus galloprovincialis chromosome 9, xbMytGall1.hap1.1, whole genome shotgun sequence, the proteins below share one genomic window:
- the LOC143045939 gene encoding uncharacterized protein LOC143045939 encodes MFARGGVCKLIGTLNQISASSVVIRSPRNAAKYILRNCSVSTKFADVDEDNDSSLNRLNETKNTSDSGIAGKLKQLKIEKISSDSTDENYFPRNKSDRTSSNDFDEDFNKDDDILGYSNNSFQQRRTFNRKPQFNRNSYRSDNFEEDLEDDDSFKSSRSFNRGSQFNKPRGGDFQRNFNSSFQNRNEDRGFQRGRFGNDFGRDNFAFKRREQRKPAEYKEFQKDFYKESESVRNRSNEEVKEFYKKHQITLSNTELNPLETFEEAGFPDTINRKLQEESFTSPTAIQAVTWPLALSGKDVIGIAQTGSGKTLGFMLPAFVHIQHQEKLQRGDGPICLVLVPTRELCQQVQEVADRFGYPMRMRSAAIYGGANRYPQLQKLSRGAEVCIATPGRLNDFLSSGETNLDRCTCLVLDEADRMLDMGFEPQIRQIIEQIRPDRQTLMWSATWPEEVQELANDYLSDHVKINVGSVDLIANKSIKQEVVICNSHEKPQELGKILQQIIHSPNDEKVLIFAQTKVMCERISQEIRRNGINNVCIHGDKSQRQRDHSLEVFRNGRVKIMVATDVCARGLDVSDITYVVNYDFPPKGVEDYIHRIGRTGRAGNSGTAVTLFSHDDRSSARDLIKIMKQADQEVPEELMEMTRYSHGNQRRNSRYQPSYRRDSRDYQDRRSFRPRMNRGEGYGSGFTRMDD; translated from the exons ATGTTCGCACGTGGGGGTGTTTGTAAACTCATAGGAACGTTAAATCAAATCAGTGCTTCAAGTGTTGTAATCAGAAGTCCCAG AAATGCTGCTAAATATATATTAAGGAACTGTTCAGTTTCGACCAAGTTTGCAGATGTTGATGAGGACAATGATAGTTCACTTAATAGACTGAATGAAACAAAAAACACTTCAGATAGTGGTATAGCTGGTAAATTAAAAcaacttaaaattgaaaaaataagttcAGATTCAACAGATGAAAATTATTTTCCAAGGAATAAAAGTGACAGAACTAGTAGTAATGATTTTGATGAGGATTTCAATAAAGACGATGATATTCTAGGTTATTCAAATAACAGTTTTCAACAGAGAAGAACATTCAATAGAAAACCTCAGTTTAATAGAAATTCATATAGGTCTGACAATTTTGAGGAAGATTTGGAAGATGATGATAGTTTTAAAAGTAGTAGATCATTCAATAGAGGATCTCAGTTCAATAAACCTAGAGGTGGAGACTTTCAAAGGAATTTTAATAGCAGCTTTCAAAATAGAAATGAAGACAGAGGTTTCCAAAGGGGAAGATTTGGCAATGATTTTGGAAGAGACaattttgcatttaaaagaaGGGAACAAAGAAAACCAGCAGAATacaaagaatttcaaaaagaTTTCTATAAAGAAAGTGAAAGTGTGCGGAATAGATCTAAT gaAGAAgttaaagaattttataaaaagCATCAGATAACATTATCTAATACAGAATTAAATCCATTGGAAACATTTGAAGAAGCAGGATTTCCAG ATACCATCAACAGAAAATTGCAAGAAGAATCTTTTACATCACCAACAGCAATCCAGGCTGTTACCTGGCCCCTGGCATTGTCTGGGAAAGATGTTATAGGTATAGCACAAACAGGATCAGGGAAAACATTAGGA TTTATGTTGCCAGCATTTGTTCATATACAGCACCAGGAAAAATTACAGCGAGGAGATGGTCCAATA TGTTTAGTGTTAGTACCAACAAGAGAGTTATGTCAACAAGTACAGGAAGTAGCTGATCGGTTTGGTTATCCAATGAGAATGAGGAGTGCAGCAATCTATGGTGGTGCTAATAGGTATCCACAGTTACAGAAACTGTCAAGAG GTGCTGAAGTGTGCATTGCCACTCCTGGTAGACTGAATGATTTTCTTAGTTCCGGTGAAACAAATCTAGATAGATGTACATGCCTTGTGTTAGACGAGGCAGACAGAATGTTAGATATGGGATTTGAACCACAGAttagacaaataatagaacaaatTAGG ccTGACAGACAAACACTAATGTGGAGTGCTACATGGCCTGAAGAAGTACAAGAGTTAGCCAATGATTACCTGTCCGATCATGTCAAGATAAATGTTGGATCAGTCGATCTAATTGCAAACAAAAGCATCAAACAAGAAGTTGTTATATGTAATTCACATGAAAAACCTCAAGA atTGGGGAAAATATTACAACAAATTATACATTCTCCAAATGATGAAAAGGTGTTGATATTTGCACAGACCAAAGTTATGTGTGAGAGAATAAGCCAAGAAATCAGAAGAAATGg cATTAATAATGTATGTATCCATGGTGATAAAAGTCAGAGACAAAGGGACCACAGCTTAGAAG TATTTCGTAATGGAAGAGTAAAAATCATGGTTGCCACAGATGTTTGTGCTAGAGGATTAG atgttAGTGACATTACATATGTTGTGAATTATGACTTCCCCCCAAAAGGAGTAGAGGATTATATCCATAGAATAGGTAGAACTGGTAGAGCAGGAAATTCAGGAACAGCAGTCACATTGTTTTCACATGATGACAGGAGTTCTGCTAGAGATTTGATAAAGATCATGAAACAAGCAGACCAAGAGGTCCCTGAAGAATTGATGGAAATGACAAGAT ATTCCCATGGTAACCAAAGAAGAAATAGCCGATACCAACCAAGTTACAGAAGAGACTCCAGAGACTACCAAGACAGAAGATCTTTCAGACCCAGAATGAATAGAGGAGAAGGATATGGTTCAGGCTTTACTCGCATGGACGATTGA